Genomic segment of Candoia aspera isolate rCanAsp1 chromosome 2, rCanAsp1.hap2, whole genome shotgun sequence:
ACCCCTTGCAGAACTCTTTGATCCACCTGATGTGGAGAAAAAAAGTGGACTTTCCAGAACCAGATTGCTCCcatatggaatgttttgcacctCTCTAACTATAAGCCTCATTGCACTCAGCTAGAATGGGTATCAATTCAAtactacaaaacaaacaaacatacaaacatttttttaaaacttctgtactgtatattttgttttctgctaTGGGATCAGGAAAATGCAGCTGCTATTACAgtaaaatattgtaaaagaaCTGATTATGAGGATACACAAAAATATTAGAAATACTGCCTTGATATGGACATACAAAATAATTCTTAAATCTCCATAGCTCACAaaagaggagaggaagagcaaAGACACACAATCctgtctttatattttaaatcttttcacCTAAATCCTACTCAAATATGAAGGGAATAAGACAGGAGAGTGATTCCAGATTCTGAGCAAATCCTCCTATAACCACCAGAGACTGAAATGTCCCTTTACAGCTGCATTTATAGATTTTTAAATACACTTTTATAAGCAAAAATGAATGCAAAGGAAATTGAAAATTGGGTGAGCTAAATACTTAGATACATTACACAAACACAGTATCTATCAAAGCGGTTTCaggtttttttgtaaaaaaattactTCTCTCTACAGATAATGCTCTTCTTCAGAAAAGTTAGACTCTGATGCAGTTACATGTTAGATCTTTTGTTAGATAACTGCCCTGAAATCCACTGTGAAAAAATTCCAACAGGACATGAAGAGTCAGGGCAGtgaaatcaaatgcaaaatttgtgaagaccactaggtggcagcaaagaaatggagaaaactcTGTTGCTCtctagtgactgcctggatttTAACAGCCCAGTTTAAAAATCGCTCTGAATCAGTACTAGGTGCATGGGTGATTTTCTAGGGTAACGTTTTTCAACCTcaagaactttaagatgtgtggactttaacttccagaattccatagcagtatgctggctgaggaattctgggagttgacatccacacagcttaaagttgctgagaaacactgctctgggggcTACTCCTGAGATGTTTGCAAAGAATGTCGGAGTGCAAcatttgttaattgcttttcattaTGAAGCTAATgatgaaaaaaaagtgaaacattttttttaagtaggtCTTGATCTAAACTAGCAAGTTTCCTCTGATGTTCTCATGCAAGACCAAATTTCAGCACCACTTAGTCAGATTGAAACATGCCCTCATTTTTGAAATTTACAAAATGAGTGGATTGTGgagtcaaaagaaaagaaaaggaacaggcAGGACCACAGGAAGAGTACTGGATCCAACTAAACACTTACCTATTCCAGGATGTGCTTCCCACAATGGACAATTGAGCAACTGCTCAAATGGGCAACTGCTAGCAAAGAATCTAGCAAAGTAGTACTCACTTTCTCATGTCCTCTTTGAGAttcctaatcaatcaatcaatcaatcaatgatttAAGATGCTCCcagaaattaagaactttttttaacatctacgccttggattataatatttatttaagaatggttttattgtatttttaattagtatttatttttgtttttattgtaaaccgcccatagTCGCTCTGTGAGTgaaatgggcagtgactaaatttgaaatataaataaataaaataaataaataaagagatacGTGTTAGTGGTCATTACCATATCTTGTCTTGGCAAATTCCAGACCCTGACTATGTACTGTTAAGTATTTTATTGTGCCTTTCCTGAATTTTGCCTGATTCAGCTTCGTTAAAGAGCCCTGGATTCCAGGATTAAGAAACAGGGGGAAAAGCTTTTCCTTATCCAATTTATCTACACAATTATTAATTCTATACAATCATGTCCCCACATATTTGCCCCAAACTTTCTAACCTTTCCTCaaaagtgtgatggaatgtgagggtgaccttggaagatggggggaagagatgacgcctagggaatgatcagataaaagaaaaaggaatccaCAACAGAGTAATGTCCAGAGAAAGAAGCTTAGGAAGGGCCTGCCCTAATTATTCAGGTGGGAATAAAAATGTGGCGGGCGGATTTGTACTTTCACACTTACAAGATTTTCTTAatcttgcaataaagtagaattagctcatctggtcgtgtttcctgtctggtttacctgggagggctaacAAAGGACAAGAGCTccagaacttttatttttttcctgccttcccCAGTATTTTGTCCTCAGGACACACTGGGCCCTAATTCCCAGAATCCTTAGCCAGTGCAGCTACGCTAGGCAGGGATTCTACTGGTTGCTCCCCTATTTCTGGAGAGAATACTGGGCTAGGGAAGACTGGTTTAGCCAACGCCTGTGTTATGCCATATTAGCAAATTCTCTCTTAAATTCTGTTTGTGTATAAAGGAAACAAAAGGAGTTTTCACTTTGACAAGCTTTTCTGAATCACCCCTCCATTTGCTGACAATGGTGGACGCTGAGATGTTGAAGAACGTTGTATTGCATTCAGTGGCAACAGCTTTAGCCAGCAAAGTTTTCCCAGTACCTACAAGACAGAGGAAAGACAACGTTCACTCAGCCTGATTAGATTATATTCAATATATGGTTCAGTCCCTCCCTGCTTGGAAACTGTATGCATGTTACATTTTCATAAcgaattttttttccttgcgaGGCACGTAAGGATAGGTTATGCAACTGAGGTCACACGACCAATGAAAAAACTATTGTGACTTTCATTAAGAATGCTGTCAGTGTTCAGCCAGGCTGTAAGACATGAAACAGATAGCGGAGTCACAAAATGTAGTTAAACAGATCATACCTGGAGGCCCGTATAGTAAAAGTCCCTTCCACGGAGAAAGAATGCCTGTAAACAACTGTGGGTACtatggaaagaagaagaagaagaccatCACTAAACAAGGGGCTTTTCGAAGCACTAAGCACTCCTAGCAGCTTGTTTTGGCAACCCAACCAGCATTTTTTTATCAGAACATTGCTGGAGGGAAAATGTAGGAAATCTGAGTGGCTGATTCTGTATTTCTCACCCACAGGCTTAAAAGACAAGGAAAAATTCCCACCAAAGCAGATCCTCCCACTCCCACCAAATGTCTAGCTTAGCTTGAAGGCTTTTAACATGGCTCCTTCAGCCCACAAAACATGTTCTCTATCACCAAGACATGGTTTCTCCCTGAAAGGGCTGCTGCTGCCTTTAATCTGGGACTTGTGGTGGGTTTGGTCTGCAGCCCAAGGAGGATAACCTGCTCTACAGCAatgctggaattaaaaaaaaaaacagccaccaCAGATGCTGGCAATGCAGCAGAGGATGCTGAAACATCATCGTACTCCAGAGATGGCCCAAGTAAACCAACCTGAATTAATTTTCCTCCCAAATTGCCTTCCTGTTCCCCACTCCAAGTAGTATtggtaggaaataaataaataaataaagtcagtcAGTCTTGGCCATGAGAATAGAGACCATCTGCGTGACTTTTAAAAGAGCTGTTCAAGCATTCCTTACCCTTATGGGATAAACAACAGCTTCCTTGACTAACCGCTTGGCTGCATCAAGTCCAATAATATCATTCCATTTCACATTGGGGTTATGAAGATAGATATCCTGCAAGACATTGTTTGATCCTCTTAAAAACAGGCCTCCTATTTTCCTGTACGAGCATAATAAACACGCAGCAAAATAAGCTTGACCGTGCCATAAAGTTAAAGAAAGCAACATGAAAAAGGAGAGGTTGTTGTACTGATGCTATCatggggggagaagagaagagtCAGCTGTTACGAACTATGACTTCCAGCATCTCTCTCCATTAGTCAAGCTTGGCTGGGTCTGCAAGAATTGTCATTCAACAACAACTGGAAGTTATGGGCAGCTCATCCCTGCTCTAATTGGTTACTGCAAGAATTCATAGCATGCTCACCTAGGAATAAATCCCAGTGAAATCGACAGGGCTTGTTGCTGGCCCACTTAATTTCAGGCTGTGggataaaaaaaaccccactctaCGAGGGGGTCTCTAAACTCAGGCAAAGGGACCACAATTCAGCCTGAAGGCAGAGTGCCTCATTTACCTTACTTAGCAAGTTGGGTGACACTTTGCTGGAGAAATCAAACCCTCATCTGAGAGCCTGCCACCTGCCCAGAGCAGGCTAGTGGAGCAATTAAACCCCTGAGCTGAAGGTTTCCCACCTGCTGTAAGATCTTGTAAGAACACATGCTCTTTTCTAATCCTTCCAACTGCACACCTTCCGTTTCTATTGGCCAAAACCTTTGGGATTAACGTGACTTCAAGCATAATGACTTTTGCAAAAGACTTTCCATTACCACCTTCCCGTTTTCAGAAGGTAAATGTGTGCATGCTTTGCAAAGGTACAAACtagttttttgggggtggggtggggttgcaaAGGTTTTTGGATTTTCAAGGATGCAGCCTATTATATCCGGTTCTTATCAGCAGTTAGTCATTTCATACTCTGGTGCAACCATTTACAGATGTCCTGCCATTCAGGACTGTGCCAATActtcatcaatcatggtatcctggCTTTACCACGGACTGCTTTTTCCAGGCGGACACAAATTGTGCAACTTGTAGGACTCCACAAGGTGGAAGAATCGGCTAACACAAAAATGTGGAGCTCAGGCAGGAAACGATATTACTGAATTGTTCCCAATGTAAGACTATCTATTAATGTTCCTCCCGCCGCTTCTACCTAACTTTCAATATTAAGATGGACAGAAGGATCAGTTCCTCAATTAATGAGGCCAGAGTTCAACAACCATCCTTGGTCTGACAAGAAAGGCTCACTCTCACCTTGCTAACAACTGTTGCAAGCTCCCTCATTTCAGCTGTCATCCCAAGTAAGGCACCCAAAGGTTTCAACAGCCGTTCCTAGAAACATGGAAAAGACACACCGGTTGCAGAAAATACTGTCTGAGTAGACTCCTGGACTGTATATCCTTGGCTTCCATTTACCTATTCTAAAGGCTCATATGCTAGTGGCAGTCttggttttttaaatattaatctgCCCAAACTGCATCAGAAGAGAGGAATAATGGGCCAAGGACCCACACTGGATCTGCAGTTCCTCCCTCAGAAATGTAGGGTAATTACAAGGGTCCAGCATTCCTAAGTGTCTGGGCTGCCTTCAACCGCAGTCTCTCCTGCTGCCCCCCTGAAATTGGAGACAGTCATATTTTGGAATGGCAACCTGGCATATAGTTTGGGAAGAAACACACATGCAAAGGCAAGAAGAGGTACAAGACACAGATGAACTTGGTTAATGCACAGTTCCTGACCCTTTCTCCTAAATCTTTCCTTAATGCTTTTTATCCTTAGGAAGCAAAAATTGTTTtgccattttaattaatttgggGAAATCAATGAAGTATGAACATGTTACTCCCACTTTGCAAAGATACGAAGGATGCAGAATATTATATTCTGGGTTTTATGTGCTGGAAGCCATTCCCACACATCAATGTTACTGATCAGAGTTTTACTTctaattgaaattattatttccaaataattagTGACTTTTACTGGCTACTGGTTAGAAAGAACACCGCTTACTGAAGGATCTGGATTGCAGTTAAGGCTGTGCAAGGCAATTTCACTGGAAGCTCCTTTGATAGCATCATGAATTAGCCCACGGAAGTCAATGATTTGGCCCTGCAGGAGAAGCAAATGCCATCTACTAAGTCTGAACTCTCAGAGTACTTGAGAGACATTAGGCAGCAAACCAAAAAGATATCAAGCTAAACCAGAGAAGACATTTCTGTGATAGCAAAGGCCAGAGTTGAccatctaacacagtgtttctcaatgttggcaactttaagatgggtggactttaactcccagaattccccagccagccatggtgactggggaattctgggagttgaagtccacgcatcttaaagttgccagcattgagaaacactgatctaatatgCCCAGATATGTTTTTAATCTTAGCACCAAAGGTTGGAGATAGCCACTGACATGGCTTACCATGTTTTGCTCTCTATTGCTGTGCCATTATCTTGGCTGTGAGAGCCATTTCTCAAAAGCAAACAGCCTGATAGCAGACCTGTCTGTTACCAAAAGAAGAGATAGGTGGAAGTTATCTTTCTGGACCAAAAGAGGGTGGCTTCAAGTTTGTTGCACTGTGCAGGTGGGAGAAAGAGGATCACGAATCTGAACCTTGTTATAAATAAGGCTTGCATTTGATATACAATGTTCattggaattcttttgtaaaTGTCTTCGTtacttttctacaataaatctaCTTATCAGAAGGTTGTGGTTCCTTGATTGCCTATTTATCTCTTTCTGGTCCACCTTGTCATGAGAAACATGATATTAACCTTGGACAATGTTCCTTCCTTAATCAGAACCAATTGGCACGAACAAGCGTTGCCAAGTGAATCTGCAAGGTGTCTGCACCCAGGAGCCATGTTCTTTTGGTTCAACAGTGTTGGATGGAGTTGGCCTCCCTGTATTCTGCTTTGCTTCCATCAATGTTTGCCTTCACTTGGCAAAATCCAGAAATAAGACAGAATTTAACAAAGGAACAGTTTTTGCACAGAAGATCAGAATGTAGGCCAACCCTTAATTCCTAAAGAAGCCAATGAGATGTTTCTGGGATGCTCAGCCACACCCAATATCAACAGCACTTTCCTGGACTAATTTGCCTCCAAGAGTAGACAGAGTATTTCGTAACCAATAGTCTCCTTCTCTATCTCTTTatctaatccccttttaaaaccattcaGGTTGGCTACCTTGCTAATCCTCCTATCATTATGAATATACTGAAAAAAACATTGGCTCCAGTGTTGGTTTCTATCTCCACTGCAAGGATTACTCAACTACTCTTACTCTTTATTGTAGATCCTGCCCGGCCCCCAAAAGAGGAATATATCAAACAACACTCAAGACGTCTACAACCGTTTCCCTTGGGACACCTAAATGTTCTATAAGACCCTTATTGTTTGTAGGATTTTGACTAACTCTTTTAGAACGAGGGCCTTCTCCACCTCCTTTGTGGATTGCAGATACGTTTAAACCAAACTCCGATGCTACTCTGCTTAAAGGATCTTCATTCtcctataaaggaaaaaaaatattttgaagttatAGGTGTCAAGGCTTCCCAGAAAGTATTAGAAATTTCCACAGTTTCCCGGACATCCCAGGCTGTTCAGTTTGTAAGCTTGCATGCTTACCAAGCCAGATTCTTCTCCGTTCCCTTCTTTATGCATTCTGTTAGTTGCTGCGTACCCTTCTGCCAGCCAGCTGGGAACCATGGGAACTGAATTCCTCTATATCtcaggacaccaggttgggggagGCTGCTATGGGCCATGGTGATATTTAATTAACCTTCCACCCCCATTATTTAAAATCCTGCTGTCTTAAAGCAAAAACCTATAAAAGGCAGCTTGCAACTGTTATAAATAAAGCAGTGCCTGAGCCGAACTGCACATAAAGGTAAGTGAGGCCTTTGTACTGAGGAATTAATTGACATCCTCCATTTCCATCAAGAATACAGCCTTTTGGACAGATCTTTCAGAGCAGAAAGGATGATTGAGTACACATATTCCAGGCTTTGGTTTCAAGTCAGCTTGTGATATCTCTGGGTaaaaagcatggctggctggggaattctgggagttgaagtccatgcatcttgaagtggccaaggttgagaaacactgctctagagagacTGTCCAGGGCCAAACCAATGCCCCCAGTGCTGGTTTAGGATTATTTGTCAATCCTAGTAATTGATCAGCTGCCTGATCCGATGGCTAAAAATACCGTGTTCTCCAAATGAAGTCAAAAAGCAGCTGACAAACGAAAGGAAGTCCCACCTGCTTAGAGCTTTCCTTGCAGGAGGCCTTGAGCTCTGCTACTCCTGTGGGCGACACTTTGGACCGTGGTCTCCCGTGATGCTGGCTAATCTTGGGAAGATTCCGGCATGTGCTACTAGATGCCCTAGATGGAAAAAGCAGATTTTAGTTTAGCACCTTTCTTAAAATGGTAGAAGAACCAAGGCCTGagtctttgggggaggggggggtgCTGTGAAAAAGTCAAGATCATTAACATGATGGGGCAATCAAAGCCCCCCCCTTTACATATGGCATatataaaaagggtggggggCAGTTGCAGCCAAcattctgacttttttgacctccacgTAGATGCTCCTGATGAAGGCTCCACCGCAACATGGCTGGACGCAGGCACCTCActgtttaggccagtgtttctcaaccttgggacctttcagatgtgtggacttcaactcctagaatgccccagccagcattgctggctggggaattctgggagttgaagtccacacatctgaaaggtcccaaggctgagaaacactggtttagactgaGGCTCTGGGCTACAAGTAGGACTGGTTTTAAGAGACAGCAGTTGGCCCAAAATAATGTAGCGAAAGACTGGATAGTTTGGCTCAAAATGTCTTGTCTTTGTTTAGCCACTTCATTTCTAAGGCTCACttgaaaatattcttttaacCGAATGGCTCTAAGTGGCTTTGAACCAGGTTGCCCGAATAACAATCTTTTCCCAGGCCTTAAGACGGACAATGCTCTACCCACAAGATGACTTATGCTCTACTGAGACCCTCAAGATGGCTGAGCAGCATGAAAAGGTAGAAAACAGACACCCCATCTTGGGAAAGATTTTGCCAGATCCTTCCCAGTTTACCTTCTGTGTCAGGTGAAGCATTTCTCTTACTCCAGGCCTTTTAAATTACTCATGTGGGCTAAGACTCTCTGTTTTAAAACCTGtgtgttttattattctattttgtgATGCTTCACCAATGTTAAGATAACTCAGCACCAGAAAGCATTTGAATTTTCTCTCATCAACTCCTTTCATTTCCTTCTACTGCAATTCTGTATTACCCTCACTACCAGGGGTATCCAcaagggtgtgtatgtgtgtgtcaaaaaagtcaagatggtggctttggccatgtgatcaaagggagaggctttgatcatgtggctacggctgccatcttgactttttggataccttctgcagatgcccctactccctcccatccatccatccatcctctttttcttatccatctatctatcatctatctctttatcatctatctctatctttctatccatccatccatccatccaaccaaccaaccacatccatccatccatccatccatccatccatccatccatccatcctctttttcttatccatctatcatctatctatctctttatcatctatctctatccatccatccatccatccatccaaccaaccaaccacatccATCCATCAGACTTAACATGTTGAATGCAATACCAGTTGCACTGCAGGAAGTGGGGAAAAAGTTGAATGAAAAATGTGGCTACAAGAGAGTTATTACCTAATGCTGTCCTAGCAGCTACCATTTGTCTTACCTTTTTGATTTCCCTCCAATTCTTGATTTATCATCTGCTGTGAAAGAGGGAAAAAcagcactttaaaaaagaaaagaaaatattagtcTGAACAGAATTAAGGGTGTTCTCAAGTTTCTGTTACACTCTGGTTTCCTGTGTGTTTTTGCAGAGGTCCGGCTTACCAAGCTGAATAACCCCCCGGGTGTGTTCTGCTGCAGCATACCCAGAGGGGCTTAGGTGGAAAGGGCCAATGCTTACTCCAGATGAATAACACTAAAGGTCTTGGATCGTATGCAGTAGAAACCCAAAAAGAACCTAATGTTTTGGACAGTtcttgtcatgagtatggatggtgagcaggagggggcccctatccagg
This window contains:
- the KATNAL2 gene encoding katanin p60 ATPase-containing subunit A-like 2 isoform X2; translation: MRTEARRKNLLILILHYLTEEGYVDAANALERETKFGLHRFEVCDNVDLETILMEYESYYYVKFQKYPKIIKKAVDSTDDKSRIGGKSKRASSSTCRNLPKISQHHGRPRSKVSPTGVAELKASCKESSKQENEDPLSRVASEFGLNVSAIHKGGGEGPRSKRGQIIDFRGLIHDAIKGASSEIALHSLNCNPDPSERLLKPLGALLGMTAEMRELATVVSKDIYLHNPNVKWNDIIGLDAAKRLVKEAVVYPIRYPQLFTGILSPWKGLLLYGPPGTGKTLLAKAVATECNTTFFNISASTIVSKWRGDSEKLVKVLFELARYHAPSTIFLDELESVMSQRGTVPGGEHEGSRRMKTELLVQMDGLARSDDLVFVLAASNLPWRWKATLGRTLSWSAKKRLCVL